The proteins below are encoded in one region of Apium graveolens cultivar Ventura chromosome 4, ASM990537v1, whole genome shotgun sequence:
- the LOC141717455 gene encoding shikimate O-hydroxycinnamoyltransferase-like, giving the protein MKITVKESTLVPPAEATPRRSLWNANVDLVVPNFHTPSVYFYRPNGSDNFFDTKVLKDALSRALVPFYPMAGRLKRDDDGRVEIDCNGEGVLFVEAESDGVVDDFDDFAPTLELRQLIPTVDYSLGISSYSLLVLQITFFKCGGVSLGVGMQHHAADGASGLHFINTWSDMARGLDLTLAPFIDRTLLRAREPPQPAFPHIEYQPPPSMKSNPDSTIIPETSVSIFKITREQLNALKAKSKEDGNTVAYSSYEMLAGHMWRTVCKARGLADDQESKLFIATDGRLRLLPPLPPGYFGNVIFTTTPIAAAGDLISKPLWYSASRIHDALARMDNDYLRSALDYLELQPDLKALVRGAHSFKCPNLGITSWARLPIHDADFGWGRPIFMGPGGIAYEGLSFVLPSPSNDGSLSVAISLQAEHMKLFSKLLYDI; this is encoded by the exons ATGAAGATCACCGTGAAAGAATCAACGTTAGTGCCTCCGGCCGAGGCCACGCCACGACGGAGTCTCTGGAATGCTAACGTAGACCTTGTCGTACCGAATTTTCACACACCTAGCGTGTATTTTTACAGGCCAAATGGCAGTGACAACTTTTTTGACACAAAAGTACTCAAGGATGCATTGAGTAGAGCTTTGGTTCCTTTTTATCCCATGGCTGGGCGATTAAAAAGAGACGATGATGGGCGCGTCGAGATTGATTGTAATGGAGAAGGCGTGCTCTTTGTTGAGGCTGAGTCTGACGGTGTAGTGGATGATTTTGATGACTTTGCTCCCACGTTAGAGCTCCGCCAACTGATTCCGACGGTTGATTATTCACTTGGGATATCATCGTATTCGTTGTTGGTTTTGCAG ATAACCTTTTTCAAATGTGGTGGAGTCTCACTAGGTGTTGGTATGCAACACCATGCTGCAGATGGAGCCTCTGGACTCCATTTCATCAACACATGGTCCGATATGGCTCGCGGTCTTGACCTCACCCTCGCACCATTCATAGACCGCACCCTCCTCCGTGCTCGTGAGCCGCCTCAACCTGCATTTCCCCACATTGAATACCAGCCCCCTCCTTCCATGAAGTCCAACCCTGATTCGACAATTATTCCTGAAACATCCGTCTCAATCTTTAAAATTACTCGAGAACAGCTCAATGCTCTCAAAGCCAAGTCCAAGGAAGATGGAAACACAGTGGCTTATAGCTCCTATGAAATGCTGGCAGGACACATGTGGCGGACTGTGTGTAAAGCCCGCGGACTTGCTGATGATCAAGAAAGCAAGCTGTTCATTGCAACTGATGGAAGGTTGAGGTTACTGCCTCCACTCCCACCAGGTTACTTTGGCAATGTAATTTTCACTACCACGCCTATAGCTGCAGCAGGTGATCTCATATCAAAGCCACTGTGGTATAGCGCTAGTAGAATTCATGATGCATTGGCACGGATGGACAACGATTATCTAAGGTCAGCGCTTGATTACCTGGAATTGCAGCCTGATCTTAAAGCACTTGTTCGCGGGGCACATTCTTTCAAGTGCCCCAACCTTGGAATTACTAGCTGGGCTAGATTGCCTATACACGACGCTGATTTTGGATGGGGAAGGCCAATATTCATGGGACCTGGCGGAATTGCTTATGAAGGTTTAAGTTTCGTGTTGCCAAGTCCTTCTAATGATGGAAGCTTATCGGTGGCCATTTCTTTGCAAGCAGAGCACATGAAGCTCTTTAGCAAATTGTTATATGACATTTAA